Proteins encoded by one window of Archaeoglobus veneficus SNP6:
- a CDS encoding type II/IV secretion system ATPase subunit, which yields MAATKLQPELKNLAYRYPHLKDHLISFKRITGKYPIYKEELTDEDKKNRRPNVIYPIGDLLFAHVWGEGSQETRYYVIEPRLNEEEKQKYKLVLELVLEKSVTEEAPTSDEEFTDIIEEILRESVIITKKKRSKSGIGSILRRFIKFDRKIEVTKETYEKFRYRLNRDIVGMGPLEPLMRDKYFEDIHVINRQITYGVHKVFGMVRTNIKWDSDEEYERYLKSLGERLGKPISDAHPIIDARLPDGSRLNLIYSDDVSYRGPSFTIRKSKDVPISVTQLIKWGTLTPTLAAYLWLALENDMSMIIAGETASGKTTTLNAILTFIHHDAKIYTCEDTPEVIPPHNAWQQMVTREGEEGKGGVTMFDLLKAALRSRPNYIIVGEVRGAEGRIAFQAMQTGHPTIFTFHAATIESLVQRLSSDPINVPLAFIGNCNIALFQNYIKGRGVRRVTSIHEIEGYSKQFNGVVTREVFEYDYVDDKIIFKGFANSYILEEKIAEKMGLADRREIYNILEERAKVLERMVQERIFDYYEVNELIKAYRINGLEGLPFSIR from the coding sequence ATGGCGGCGACAAAGCTTCAGCCGGAGCTTAAGAATCTTGCTTACAGGTATCCTCACTTAAAGGACCATCTCATCAGCTTCAAGCGGATTACTGGGAAGTATCCAATTTACAAGGAAGAGCTGACTGATGAGGATAAGAAAAATCGCCGCCCTAATGTGATATACCCCATCGGAGATCTTTTGTTTGCACACGTTTGGGGTGAAGGTTCGCAGGAAACGAGGTATTACGTCATAGAACCACGTTTAAATGAGGAAGAGAAGCAGAAGTACAAGCTCGTGCTGGAGCTTGTACTTGAGAAGTCTGTTACGGAGGAAGCCCCAACGTCTGACGAGGAGTTTACAGATATAATCGAGGAAATTCTGAGGGAATCTGTTATAATAACTAAGAAGAAGAGGAGTAAGTCCGGTATAGGTTCAATCCTGAGGCGATTCATCAAGTTTGACAGAAAAATTGAGGTTACTAAAGAGACTTACGAGAAGTTCCGCTACAGACTCAACAGGGATATAGTGGGAATGGGCCCCCTCGAGCCGCTTATGCGAGACAAGTACTTTGAAGATATTCATGTCATAAACAGGCAGATAACTTACGGTGTACACAAGGTTTTTGGAATGGTCAGGACGAACATAAAGTGGGATAGTGATGAGGAATACGAGCGGTACCTCAAGTCTCTCGGCGAACGCCTTGGAAAGCCTATAAGTGATGCACATCCGATTATAGATGCGAGGCTGCCTGATGGTTCGCGTCTCAACCTCATCTACAGCGACGATGTTTCTTATCGTGGCCCGTCTTTCACCATCAGAAAGTCGAAGGATGTGCCCATCTCCGTCACCCAGCTCATTAAGTGGGGAACACTAACGCCAACACTTGCAGCCTATCTCTGGCTGGCACTTGAGAACGACATGAGCATGATAATAGCCGGTGAGACTGCTTCGGGTAAGACTACAACGCTCAACGCCATTCTGACCTTCATCCACCACGATGCAAAGATCTACACCTGTGAGGATACGCCGGAAGTCATACCTCCGCATAACGCATGGCAGCAGATGGTTACAAGGGAGGGCGAGGAGGGCAAGGGCGGAGTTACAATGTTTGACTTACTGAAGGCTGCACTGCGTTCAAGGCCCAACTACATAATAGTCGGTGAGGTTAGAGGAGCCGAGGGCAGAATAGCCTTCCAGGCAATGCAGACTGGACACCCGACGATATTCACATTCCACGCTGCAACCATTGAATCGCTCGTCCAGAGGCTTTCAAGCGACCCCATCAATGTCCCGCTCGCTTTCATAGGAAACTGTAACATAGCTCTCTTCCAGAACTACATAAAGGGCAGGGGAGTAAGGAGAGTTACGAGCATTCATGAGATTGAAGGTTATTCGAAGCAGTTCAACGGTGTCGTTACGAGAGAAGTTTTCGAGTACGATTACGTTGATGACAAGATTATCTTCAAGGGCTTCGCGAACTCGTACATCCTTGAGGAGAAGATTGCCGAAAAGATGGGTCTTGCCGACAGAAGAGAGATCTACAACATACTGGAGGAGAGAGCGAAGGTTCTGGAAAGGATGGTTCAGGAGAGGATATTCGACTACTACGAGGTCAATGAACTGATCAAAGCTTACAGGATTAACGGACTTGAAGGATTGCCATTTAGCATACGCTGA
- a CDS encoding ATPase domain-containing protein, giving the protein MYSIDLEDRDQLNEKLGGGLPEGAIVLIEGKYGAGKSALTQRIAYGLCEAGYRVTLVSTELSIRQFLTQMHSLGYNRIETHLLNERLLFLHADLGKFRGKRELLKRMMEAKVMWKADVIIIDTFDAILRNDATFDALVRQDKGRSAALQIISFFRSMIGKGKTIIITIDPTNLSDDVLSPFRAIADVYLEIEMIEVGNEIRRSINVNRFAGMGEQVGDKIGFSVRSGIGIVIEARAIV; this is encoded by the coding sequence TTGTACTCGATTGATCTTGAGGATCGAGATCAGTTAAATGAGAAACTTGGAGGTGGGCTACCTGAAGGGGCTATCGTGCTCATAGAAGGTAAATACGGTGCCGGAAAAAGTGCTTTAACCCAGCGCATAGCGTATGGTCTTTGCGAAGCGGGCTACAGGGTCACGCTCGTTTCAACGGAGCTATCCATAAGACAATTTCTGACTCAGATGCATTCTTTGGGCTACAACAGGATTGAGACACACCTGCTCAACGAGAGGCTGCTTTTCCTGCATGCAGACTTGGGTAAATTCAGAGGCAAGCGCGAGCTACTCAAGAGGATGATGGAAGCGAAGGTGATGTGGAAGGCAGACGTAATTATAATAGATACGTTTGACGCAATTCTCAGAAACGACGCAACATTTGACGCTCTTGTAAGGCAGGACAAGGGTAGAAGTGCCGCTCTACAGATTATATCTTTCTTCAGAAGCATGATAGGCAAAGGGAAGACCATTATCATTACTATTGACCCTACCAACCTGAGTGATGACGTTCTGAGCCCGTTTAGGGCAATTGCTGACGTTTATCTCGAAATAGAAATGATAGAGGTTGGAAACGAGATTAGAAGGAGTATAAACGTTAACAGATTTGCTGGAATGGGTGAGCAGGTTGGAGATAAGATAGGATTCTCTGTAAGGAGTGGAATTGGAATAGTTATCGAGGCGAGAGCTATAGTGTAA
- a CDS encoding flagellin produces the protein MASESASHIVLFIAALVVSSAVAAVMVSTVGELSGVLSQKNRILVESIKDDITIINDPKNVTTNPLIIYVKNTGLSTIPLDKKIVDVLVDGVYQTDYTMTSLSGNPQWEPGDVVEFRINVTLSPGSHVVRIYVRGTAWDELWFRV, from the coding sequence ATGGCCTCGGAATCTGCTTCACACATTGTTCTTTTCATAGCGGCTCTCGTTGTCTCCTCTGCTGTAGCTGCAGTTATGGTGAGCACAGTGGGGGAGTTGTCCGGCGTTCTTAGTCAGAAAAACAGGATTCTGGTGGAGAGCATCAAGGATGACATAACGATAATAAACGATCCGAAAAACGTCACGACAAACCCTCTCATAATATACGTGAAAAATACGGGACTTTCCACGATTCCTCTCGATAAAAAGATAGTTGATGTACTTGTGGATGGGGTATATCAAACAGACTACACAATGACATCACTGTCCGGCAATCCGCAATGGGAGCCAGGCGATGTGGTGGAATTCAGGATAAACGTTACTCTGAGTCCGGGTTCTCATGTTGTTAGAATTTACGTAAGGGGGACTGCTTGGGACGAACTCTGGTTCAGGGTCTGA
- a CDS encoding flagellin, giving the protein MGLSTSAASVVLLVAIVISASVLFNTISATQDIVRRAQVEKGELEYEQLHTHMVILNVTYLSGNLTITAKNDGSEEILVDEMEILLDGQIYTQNITSFTVNGVEVDVWLPGETAEINVTVSYQPSRVKIVAHNGVSAYWEG; this is encoded by the coding sequence ATGGGGCTCTCGACATCGGCTGCTAGTGTAGTACTACTGGTAGCAATTGTCATCTCTGCGAGTGTCTTATTCAACACAATCAGCGCAACTCAGGATATAGTCAGGCGGGCGCAGGTGGAGAAAGGAGAACTGGAGTACGAGCAGCTTCATACTCACATGGTAATCCTTAATGTCACCTACCTGAGCGGAAATTTGACAATAACAGCCAAAAACGACGGGAGTGAGGAAATACTCGTTGACGAGATGGAAATTCTGCTTGATGGGCAGATATATACTCAGAATATTACGTCATTTACAGTAAATGGTGTTGAAGTTGACGTGTGGCTTCCTGGCGAGACTGCGGAGATCAACGTTACGGTTTCCTATCAGCCATCGAGGGTGAAAATAGTGGCCCACAACGGAGTTTCGGCGTACTGGGAGGGATGA
- a CDS encoding FlaD/FlaE family flagellar protein: protein MLGAIIGTVIRMFKGALKKLSGSKGEKKKKDKSKKKKIEEEEFEEEVEETIEEEEGFEGFDEVADGFEEESDELESGGKITELETRIKDLENEVGMISSKLNTIKSENEEIGKRLEEIEENIRKLLGIYEMVTEGINPFATEVVGDEDGFGLFSALNKDKSKEDVPDELLSKDAESFFEDIDEEDFEEPSVSADEFNTSKSVEESPEEKFMKLKRELEASESESPQPQPQVQEDQTLPEPQLETESIEPVEQETIEAADLHTQVVQDEKRISISGPYLKAIKRDFISDILVLKWLDYLVTTFGIKRMAELLDFYVDIGWISREVKEFLINCSRGYTLRDMQFDDGMISNVPTLKDHVKSLIFISKLSGVEIKVEDIERAIREIEELEREVNEVIPVNDHGALDIGC, encoded by the coding sequence TTGTTAGGGGCAATTATAGGTACGGTGATCAGGATGTTTAAGGGCGCACTCAAGAAGCTTTCAGGCTCAAAAGGAGAAAAAAAGAAGAAGGATAAATCAAAGAAAAAGAAGATAGAGGAAGAAGAGTTTGAGGAGGAAGTGGAGGAGACAATAGAGGAGGAAGAGGGATTCGAAGGATTTGACGAGGTTGCAGATGGGTTTGAGGAAGAAAGTGACGAACTGGAGAGTGGAGGAAAAATTACCGAACTTGAAACGAGAATTAAGGATCTTGAAAATGAAGTTGGTATGATTTCTTCAAAGCTTAACACAATCAAAAGTGAGAATGAGGAGATCGGAAAGAGATTGGAGGAAATTGAGGAGAATATCCGAAAGCTCCTCGGTATTTATGAAATGGTTACCGAGGGTATTAATCCCTTCGCAACAGAAGTTGTTGGAGATGAGGATGGATTTGGTTTGTTCAGCGCGTTGAACAAGGATAAGAGCAAGGAAGACGTGCCGGACGAACTTCTCTCCAAGGATGCAGAGAGCTTCTTTGAAGATATAGACGAAGAAGATTTTGAGGAACCGAGTGTTTCTGCCGATGAATTTAATACATCCAAGAGCGTCGAAGAATCTCCAGAAGAGAAGTTCATGAAGCTAAAGCGCGAGCTGGAGGCATCAGAGTCAGAATCACCTCAGCCTCAGCCACAAGTCCAGGAAGATCAGACACTTCCGGAACCGCAACTCGAAACCGAGTCCATCGAGCCCGTGGAGCAGGAAACGATTGAGGCTGCCGATTTACACACTCAGGTTGTGCAAGATGAGAAGAGAATAAGCATCTCTGGCCCCTATCTCAAAGCAATTAAGAGAGATTTCATTTCTGACATACTCGTACTTAAATGGCTTGACTACCTCGTCACGACATTCGGGATAAAGAGAATGGCAGAACTTCTCGACTTCTATGTGGACATAGGCTGGATAAGCAGGGAAGTCAAAGAATTTCTGATTAATTGTTCGAGAGGCTACACTCTAAGAGATATGCAGTTTGACGATGGCATGATAAGCAACGTACCCACGCTAAAAGATCACGTAAAGTCATTGATATTTATTTCCAAGCTGAGTGGGGTGGAGATTAAAGTTGAGGACATAGAGAGGGCGATCAGGGAAATCGAGGAACTCGAAAGAGAAGTGAACGAGGTTATTCCCGTAAACGATCATGGGGCTCTCGACATCGGCTGCTAG